The following coding sequences lie in one Methanorbis furvi genomic window:
- the mtnA gene encoding S-methyl-5-thioribose-1-phosphate isomerase, whose product MTDETKTIWWNDENNSIMMIDQTKLPVEFVVIEVKTVERLADAIRRLEVRGAPALGVAGAFGVALSAVSCTSDVEFAETVASDAALLKSTRPTAVNLAWGIDKVLRSMENLPPEMARFLAITAAKTIAEADEKCCMQLGHNGATLLPQIGTVLTHCNAGALACSTWGTALGVIRSAHKMGKKISVVSCETRPLLQGARLTAWELHHDNIPVTSIIDSEAAYLMRKGKIDCVVVGADRITKDAVFNKIGTYMHAVCAKHHNIPFYVAAPISTFDVEAVEADIIVEERSRDEVAAFWGKPTVPEGVPVINYAFDATPLSLVTGIITEVGVLYPPYDFSNLRQM is encoded by the coding sequence GTGACGGACGAGACGAAAACAATCTGGTGGAATGATGAGAACAACTCGATCATGATGATCGACCAGACGAAACTTCCGGTCGAGTTCGTGGTCATTGAGGTGAAGACCGTTGAACGACTCGCTGATGCGATTCGCAGACTCGAAGTCCGGGGAGCTCCGGCTCTCGGTGTTGCAGGAGCTTTCGGCGTTGCATTGTCCGCAGTTTCCTGTACCTCTGACGTTGAGTTTGCCGAGACGGTTGCAAGCGACGCAGCTTTACTGAAAAGTACCAGGCCTACTGCGGTGAACCTTGCGTGGGGCATTGACAAAGTGCTGCGGTCGATGGAAAATCTTCCGCCTGAGATGGCAAGGTTCCTTGCGATCACCGCCGCGAAAACTATCGCGGAAGCGGATGAAAAATGCTGCATGCAGCTTGGCCATAACGGAGCAACGCTTCTTCCACAGATCGGAACCGTGCTTACGCACTGCAATGCAGGAGCGCTTGCCTGTTCAACGTGGGGAACAGCGCTCGGCGTGATTCGTTCAGCTCACAAGATGGGCAAAAAGATCTCGGTCGTCTCCTGCGAGACGCGTCCTCTTCTGCAGGGAGCACGCCTGACCGCATGGGAACTGCATCATGACAACATTCCGGTCACCTCGATCATCGACTCGGAAGCTGCGTATCTGATGCGGAAGGGAAAGATCGACTGCGTTGTGGTGGGAGCCGACCGGATCACGAAGGATGCGGTGTTCAACAAAATCGGAACCTACATGCATGCGGTCTGTGCAAAACATCACAACATTCCGTTCTATGTCGCAGCTCCAATCTCGACGTTTGATGTAGAGGCGGTTGAAGCAGATATTATTGTTGAGGAACGGAGCCGCGACGAGGTTGCGGCATTCTGGGGAAAGCCAACCGTGCCCGAAGGCGTTCCGGTCATCAACTATGCGTTTGATGCAACGCCGCTCTCGCTGGTGACCGGCATCATCACCGAAGTCGGCGTTCTGTATCCTCCGTACGATTTCTCGAATCTGAGGCAGATGTAA